The following are encoded together in the Arvicanthis niloticus isolate mArvNil1 chromosome 9, mArvNil1.pat.X, whole genome shotgun sequence genome:
- the Mlf2 gene encoding myeloid leukemia factor 2 isoform X1 has translation MRAREWTSLSGSPGGSVEPPGAEIRMFRFMRDVEPEDPMFLMDPFAIHRQHMSRMLSGGFGYSPFLSVTDGNMPATRPASRRMQAGAVSPFGMLGMSGGFMDMFGMMNDMIGNMEHMAAGGNCQTFSSSTVISYSNTGDGAPKVYQETSEMRSAPGGIRETRRTVRDSDSGLEQMSIGHHIRDRAHILQRSRNHRTGDQEERQDYINLDESEAAAFDDEWRRETSRYRQQRPLEFRRHEASVGGGRRAEGPPRLAIQGPEDSPSRQSRRYDW, from the exons ATGCGAGCCCGGGAGTGGACCTCCCTCTCCGGCTCGCCCGGCGGGAG TGTGGAGCCCCCTGGAGCTGAGATCAGGATGTTCCGCTTCATGAGGGACGTGGAGCCCGAGGATCCCATGTTCCTGAT GGACCCCTTCGCTATTCACCGCCAGCATATGAGCCGAATGTTGTCAGGTGGCTTTGGGTATAGCCCCTTCCTGAGCGTCACAGATGGTAACATGCCAGCAACCAGGCCTGCCAGCCGCAGGATGCAG GCTGGGGCTGTTTCTCCCTTCGGGATGTTGGGAATG TCCGGCGGCTTCATGGACATGTTTGGGATGATGAACGACATGATTGGGAACATG GAGCACATGGCCGCCGGAGGCAACTGCCagaccttctcttcctccaccgtCATCTCCTACTCCAACACTGGGGATGGTGCCCCTAAGGTTTACCAGGAGACATCTGAGATGCGCTCAGCCCCAGGCGGG ATCCGGGAGACACGGAGGACTGTCCGGGACTCAGACAGTGGTCTAGAGCAGATGTCCATTGGGCATCACATTCGCGACAGGGCTCACATCCTCCAGCGCTCCCGGAACCACCGCACAGGGGACCAGGAGGAGCGGCAGGACTACATCAACCTAGATGAAA GTGAGGCAGCAGCGTTCGATGATGAATGGAGAAGAGAAACATCCCGGTACAGACAGCAACGTCCTCTGGAATTTCGACGACATGAGGCGTCTGTGGGTGGGGGGCGAAGGGCTGAGGGGCCTCCCCGCCTGGCTATCCAAGGACCTGAGGACTCCCCCTCCCGACAGTCCCGTCGCTATGACTGGTGA
- the Mlf2 gene encoding myeloid leukemia factor 2 isoform X2: MFRFMRDVEPEDPMFLMDPFAIHRQHMSRMLSGGFGYSPFLSVTDGNMPATRPASRRMQAGAVSPFGMLGMSGGFMDMFGMMNDMIGNMEHMAAGGNCQTFSSSTVISYSNTGDGAPKVYQETSEMRSAPGGIRETRRTVRDSDSGLEQMSIGHHIRDRAHILQRSRNHRTGDQEERQDYINLDESEAAAFDDEWRRETSRYRQQRPLEFRRHEASVGGGRRAEGPPRLAIQGPEDSPSRQSRRYDW, encoded by the exons ATGTTCCGCTTCATGAGGGACGTGGAGCCCGAGGATCCCATGTTCCTGAT GGACCCCTTCGCTATTCACCGCCAGCATATGAGCCGAATGTTGTCAGGTGGCTTTGGGTATAGCCCCTTCCTGAGCGTCACAGATGGTAACATGCCAGCAACCAGGCCTGCCAGCCGCAGGATGCAG GCTGGGGCTGTTTCTCCCTTCGGGATGTTGGGAATG TCCGGCGGCTTCATGGACATGTTTGGGATGATGAACGACATGATTGGGAACATG GAGCACATGGCCGCCGGAGGCAACTGCCagaccttctcttcctccaccgtCATCTCCTACTCCAACACTGGGGATGGTGCCCCTAAGGTTTACCAGGAGACATCTGAGATGCGCTCAGCCCCAGGCGGG ATCCGGGAGACACGGAGGACTGTCCGGGACTCAGACAGTGGTCTAGAGCAGATGTCCATTGGGCATCACATTCGCGACAGGGCTCACATCCTCCAGCGCTCCCGGAACCACCGCACAGGGGACCAGGAGGAGCGGCAGGACTACATCAACCTAGATGAAA GTGAGGCAGCAGCGTTCGATGATGAATGGAGAAGAGAAACATCCCGGTACAGACAGCAACGTCCTCTGGAATTTCGACGACATGAGGCGTCTGTGGGTGGGGGGCGAAGGGCTGAGGGGCCTCCCCGCCTGGCTATCCAAGGACCTGAGGACTCCCCCTCCCGACAGTCCCGTCGCTATGACTGGTGA